The Phoenix dactylifera cultivar Barhee BC4 chromosome 12, palm_55x_up_171113_PBpolish2nd_filt_p, whole genome shotgun sequence genome has a window encoding:
- the LOC103705885 gene encoding cyclic dof factor 1-like — MADARDPAIKLFGRTIPLPEGQAQVEAGEISVPAPATEEAPAVEEKDERREVIDTEVKDSISDAAEKLDQTKPVSCSGSNSGKEDDHHMSSRDDNAVADPKPEKDQTKAHASIQEKVLKKPDKILPCPRCDSLDTKFCYYNNYNVNQPRHFCKNCQRYWTAGGTMRNVPVGSGRRKNKHSASHCHYVTSDGMPCNRVDASDSCSHQALPAGLSAPMRPLKGNGTVLKFGSEAPLCESMASVLSLGEQKRNAETDFSAGGENREEASCKSSVTPSNCVENDHHEIPVHIEQNGLQGYCNGLTLMHHLQSFPGPPWIYPWHPGWNSVSSIAAGQCSSELVYRPENGSPNPVPWCPPMMTTPAFCAPTIPFQYVPSSFWGCMSSCPSGILNIPWVGSNGGLSPSSSASSRGCSGNSSPNLGKHSRDAALQSETEKSLWVPKTLRIDDPDEAAKSSIWATLGIRPHKSIKKGGIFKAFHSKTENKGHTTDAAQVLLANPAALTRSQTFQEST; from the exons ATGGCCGACGCGAGAGATCCGGCGATCAAGCTCTTCGGTAGGACAATCCCTCTGCCGGAGGGACAGGCCCAGGTGGAGGCCGGAGAGATCTCCGTCCCGGCTCCGGCGACGGAGGAGGCGCCGGCCGTCGAGGAGAAG GATGAAAGAAGAGAAGTCATAGATACTGAAGTCAAAGATTCGATTTCTGATGCAGCAGAGAAGTTGGACCAGACTAAGCCAGTTAGCTGTTCTGGTTCTAACAGTGGCAAAGAAGATGACCATCACATGTCCAGTCGTGATGACAATGCGGTGGCAGATCCTAAGCCTGAGAAAGATCAGACTAAGGCCCATGCCTCCATCCAAGAGAAGGTGCTCAAGAAGCCAGACAAGATTCTGCCATGTCCTCGCTGCGACAGTTTGGATACCAAGTTCTGTTACTATAACAACTATAATGTAAACCAACCTAGGCACTTCTGTAAGAATTGTCAGAGATACTGGACTGCTGGAGGGACAATGAGGAATGTTCCAGTAGGTTCTGGAAGGAGAAAAAATAAGCACTCTGCATCACATTGCCATTATGTGACATCTGATGGAATGCCATGTAATCGAGTAGATGCCTCTGATTCATGCAGTCATCAGGCTCTTCCTGCTGGTCTTTCTGCTCCCATGAGGCCCTTGAAAGGAAATGGTACTGTCCTCAAATTTGGTTCAGAAGCACCACTTTGTGAGTCCATGGCCTCTGTGCTTAGTCTCGGAGAACAGAAGAGAAATGCTGAGACAGACTTTTCGGCTGGTGGAGAAAACAGGGAAGAAGCCTCTTGTAAATCTTCTGTGACACCCTCTAATTGTGTGGAAAATGATCATCATGAAATTCCAGTTCACATTGAACAAAATGGCTTGCAGGGCTACTGTAATGGACTAACTCTGATGCACCACCTTCAAAGTTTTCCTGGGCCTCCTTGGATTTACCCATGGCATCCAGGATGGAACAGTGTTAGTTCCATTGCTGCAGGTCAGTGCTCTTCTGAGCTGGTTTACAGACCGGAGAATGGCAGTCCGAATCCAGTCCCATGGTGCCCACCTATGATGACCACTCCTGCTTTTTGTGCACCTACTATTCCATTCCAATATGTGCCCAGTTCATTTTGGGGTTGCATGTCTAGCTGCCCCAGTGGAATCCTGAATATTCCCTGGGTTGGATCTAATGGTGGCctatcaccatcatcatctgcAAGCAGCAGAGGTTGTTCAGGTAATAGCTCTCCAAACTTAGGCAAGCATTCTAGAGATGCTGCTTTACAAAGCGAGACAGAGAAGTCTTTATGGGTTCCCAAGACCCTGAGAATTGATGATCCAGATGAAGCTGCAAAGAGCTCTATTTGGGCAACCCTAGGTATTAGGCCTCATAAGTCCATCAAGAAAGGTGGCATTTTTAAAGCTTTCCATTCTAAAACTGAAAACAAGGGTCACACAACAGATGCTGCTCAAGTCCTACTGGCAAATCCGGCAGCATTGACTCGATCACAGACATTTCAAGAGAGCACATGA